A single genomic interval of Arachis duranensis cultivar V14167 chromosome 7, aradu.V14167.gnm2.J7QH, whole genome shotgun sequence harbors:
- the LOC107459160 gene encoding protein PHOSPHATE-INDUCED 1 has translation MASLGSSRILATLFLAISLLHLTSAARTLSETSSNQQLKFQYHKGPLLNGKISINLIWYGKFKPSQRAIISDLITSLSSSSTSSTPKSPSVSTWWKSTEKYYSSTNKKLGISLGTQILDENYSLGKSLTTNQIVKLASKGPHSNAINVVLTAADVAVEGFCSSRCGTHGSSNGARVNGKRYKFAYIWVGNSETQCPGQCAWPFHQPIYGPQSRPLVAPNNDVGLDGMVINVASLLVGTATNPFGSGYFQGPKEAPLEAASACAGVYGKGAYPGSAGNLLVDPTTGASFNANGVNGRKYLLPALMDPKTQACSTLV, from the coding sequence ATGGCCTCTCTTGGGTCCTCAAGAATTCTCGCTACATTGTTTCTCGCAATTTCCCTTCTCCATTTGACCTCAGCAGCTAGAACACTCTCCGAGACTTCATCAAATCAGCAGCTAAAGTTCCAATACCACAAGGGCCCTCTATTGAATGGCAAGATCTCAATAAACCTCATTTGGTACGGAAAATTCAAACCATCACAAAGAGCCATAATCTCAGACTTAATCACctccctctcttcctcttctacTTCCAGTACACCAAAATCACCGTCCGTTTCCACGTGGTGGAAATCCACCGAGAAATACTATAGCAGCACCAACAAGAAGCTTGGCATTTCACTAGGCACCCAAATCCTGGACGAGAACTACTCTCTGGGCAAGTCGCTCACCACAAACCAAATCGTGAAGCTTGCATCAAAGGGACCCCACAGCAACGCAATCAACGTGGTGCTAACAGCTGCTGACGTGGCAGTGGAGGGGTTCTGTTCAAGCAGGTGCGGGACCCACGGTTCCTCTAACGGGGCGCGCGTGAACGGAAAGAGGTACAAGTTCGCATACATTTGGGTTGGCAACTCGGAGACACAGTGCCCTGGGCAATGCGCCTGGCCCTTCCACCAACCTATTTACGGCCCACAGAGCCGACCACTTGTGGCGCCCAATAACGATGTGGGCTTGGACGGCATGGTTATCAACGTGGCGAGCCTCTTAGTTGGCACTGCAACCAACCCGTTCGGGAGTGGGTACTTCCAAGGGCCCAAGGAGGCGCCTCTAGAAGCAGCTTCCGCTTGCGCCGGCGTCTATGGTAAAGGTGCGTATCCCGGCTCTGCTGGGAACCTCTTGGTGGACCCCACAACTGGTGCTAGCTTCAATGCCAATGGCGTCAATGGTAGGAAGTACCTCTTGCCTGCTCTGATGGATCCCAAAACTCAAGCTTGTTCGACACTTGTCTAG